Proteins from one Blattabacterium sp. (Blattella germanica) str. Bge genomic window:
- the glnS gene encoding glutamine--tRNA ligase, which translates to MISNYKFFIGIESHLHFIEKIIEEDINNGFPVEKIRFRFPPEPNGYLHIGHVKAICLNFELGKKYKSPVNLRFDDTNPIVENRNFIESIKKDILFLGFKWDRESYASDYFHKLYEWAVKLIKENKAYVDDQSQKIIQFQRKSPFESGIHSNYRNRSINENLYLFEKMKNGFFREGSCVLRAKINMSSPNMNMRDPIMYRILHEKHHRTGNQWCIYPTYDWTHGQCDYFEQISHSLCSLEFENRRPLYNWYLDQIHDSEKIRPKQIEFSRLNLSHTITSKRKIQYLIEKKIIQSWDDPRILTISGLRRKGYTSIALKNFVHKIGITKRNNIIDISLLEFWIREHLNKIAPRVMVVFHPIKLIIDNYSINTTEWIEAENNPENTNFGNRKIPFSKFIYIEEDDFLEKQKKNFFRLSIGKEVRLKNAYIIKANSILKNSKGEIQEIHCTYDPKSKSGKKEKIEEKGRTKSTLHWVSIKHSFPIEINLYNPLFLKRNPDVDFHTCINPKSKDKIIGYAEPSLKKAKKGDHYQFQRIGYFYVENVKFDKIIFNKTAYIKNQWEKIKKKSS; encoded by the coding sequence TTGATTTCTAATTATAAATTTTTTATTGGAATAGAATCACATCTACATTTTATTGAAAAAATTATAGAGGAAGATATAAACAATGGATTTCCTGTTGAAAAGATTAGATTTCGTTTTCCTCCCGAACCGAATGGATATCTTCATATTGGACATGTAAAAGCTATATGTCTCAATTTTGAATTAGGAAAAAAATACAAATCTCCAGTTAATTTAAGATTTGATGATACTAATCCTATAGTAGAAAATAGGAATTTTATAGAATCTATAAAAAAAGACATTCTTTTCTTAGGGTTTAAATGGGATAGAGAAAGCTATGCCTCAGATTATTTTCATAAGCTTTATGAGTGGGCTGTGAAATTAATTAAAGAAAACAAAGCTTATGTAGATGATCAATCCCAAAAAATCATCCAATTTCAAAGAAAAAGTCCTTTCGAAAGTGGAATTCATAGTAATTACAGGAACAGATCTATAAATGAAAATTTGTATTTATTCGAAAAAATGAAAAACGGATTTTTTAGGGAAGGTTCTTGTGTTTTAAGAGCTAAAATTAATATGAGTTCTCCAAATATGAATATGCGAGATCCAATTATGTATAGAATTTTGCATGAAAAACATCACAGAACTGGAAATCAATGGTGTATTTATCCCACTTATGATTGGACTCATGGTCAATGTGATTATTTTGAACAAATATCACATTCTTTATGCTCGTTAGAATTTGAAAATAGACGTCCGTTATATAATTGGTATTTAGATCAAATTCATGATTCTGAAAAAATAAGACCTAAACAAATAGAGTTTTCAAGATTAAATTTAAGTCATACTATAACTAGTAAAAGAAAAATTCAATATTTAATAGAAAAAAAAATTATTCAATCTTGGGATGATCCTCGTATCTTAACAATATCTGGATTACGTCGTAAAGGATATACTTCAATAGCTTTAAAAAATTTTGTTCATAAAATAGGAATTACAAAAAGAAATAATATCATTGATATATCTCTTCTAGAATTTTGGATAAGAGAACATTTAAATAAGATTGCTCCTAGAGTAATGGTAGTATTTCATCCAATAAAATTGATCATTGATAATTATTCAATTAATACTACTGAATGGATAGAAGCAGAAAATAATCCGGAAAATACTAATTTTGGAAATAGAAAAATACCCTTTTCTAAATTTATATATATTGAAGAAGACGATTTTTTGGAAAAACAAAAAAAGAATTTTTTTCGTCTTAGTATTGGAAAAGAAGTCAGACTTAAAAATGCTTACATTATAAAGGCTAATTCTATTCTCAAAAATTCTAAAGGAGAAATTCAGGAAATACACTGTACTTATGATCCCAAAAGCAAATCTGGAAAAAAAGAAAAAATAGAAGAAAAAGGAAGAACAAAAAGCACTTTGCACTGGGTCTCCATAAAACATTCTTTTCCTATAGAGATTAATTTATATAATCCTCTTTTTTTGAAAAGAAATCCAGACGTAGATTTTCATACATGTATAAATCCCAAATCAAAAGATAAAATTATAGGTTATGCAGAACCTTCTTTAAAAAAAGCAAAAAAAGGAGACCATTATCAGTTCCAAAGAATTGGTTATTTTTATGTGGAAAATGTTAAATTTGATAAAATCATTTTCAACAAAACAGCATATATAAAAAACCAATGGGAAAAAATCAAAAAAAAATCTTCATAG
- the rpoC gene encoding DNA-directed RNA polymerase subunit beta' translates to MNRKKNNKFNKVTIRLASPEAILKESHGEVLKPETINYRTHKPERDGLFCERIFGPVKDYECACGKYKRIRYKGIVCDRCGVEVTEKKVRRERMGHISLVVPVVHIWCFRTSPNKIGYLLGLPAKKLEMIIYYERYVVIQGGSAFRSDGSSFQKGDFLTEEEYLHILNKLPKGNQQLEDSDPNKFIAKMGAECIEELLNRIDLDILSSELRNQAHHETSKQRRIEALKRLQVVEAFREGKNGGTPSWMIIHVLSVIPPELRPLVPLDGGRYAASDMTDLYRRVLIRNNRLKRLIEIKAPEVILRNEKRMLQEAVDSLFDNSRKVSAVKSEANRPLKSLSDALKGKQGRFRQNLLGKRVDYSARSVIVVGPHLKLHECGLPKDMAAELYKPFIIRKLIERGIVKTVKSSKKIIDKRDPMIWDILENVLRGHPILLNRAPTLHRLGIQAFQPKLIEGKAIQLHPLVCAAFNADFDGDQMAVHLPLSYGAILEAQLLMLASQNILNPANGSPITVPSQDMVLGLYYMTKPLLSDSKDKVKGEGLIFYSPEEVVIAYNQRVVDLHALIKVKVNIREEDKFSNRLIETTVGRVLFNQVVPQKVGFINESLTKKSLREIIGKILYLTDVPTTANFLDDIKELGFYNAFKGGLSFGLGDIIIPDNKKDMVDYAIKQVDNVKMNYNMGLITNNERYNQVIDIWTNTNAMLTERVMKYMREDRQGFNPVYMMLDSGARGSKEQIRQLSGMRGLMAKPQKAGSSGGEIIENPIISNFREGLSILEYFISTHGARKGLADTALKTADAGYLTRRLVDAAQDVIIKMEDCNTLRGLEISALKKNEEIVETLFDRILGRISLNDVYHPKYDQLIISSGDMIDEKIAKIIDQSGIEMVEVRSPLTCEAKMGICSKCYGRNLSTGEIVKKGEAVGVIAAQSIGEPGTQLTLRTFHVGGTAGNITESSQIRAKYDGIVEFEDLKIVKTKKDSEEIGIVVSRSTEMKLFNQKKSSILMINNIPYGASLYVNHGDLLKTGDMICKWDLYNAVIVAEFSGIISYQHLEQGVTFQVEIDEQTGFQEKVITEVRNKNLVPTLKILNDKNEELKVYNLPVGAHLMVENEEKIDVGKILVKVPRKSAKSGDITGGLPRLSELFEARNPSNPAVVSEMDGIVSHGKIKRGNREIIVESKTGEIRKYLVKLSNQILVQENDYVKAGMPLSDGAVTPNDILNIRGPRAVQEYLVKEIQEVYRLQGVKINDKHFEVIVLQMMRKVEVIDVGDTKFLEGNIEYKDDFIEENDRIYQMKVVEDSGNSTIFKIGDIINYRDLRNENAVLKYKNKKLIKTRNAIPATARPILQGITRAALQTKSFISAASFQETTKVLSEAAISSKTDYLYGLKENVIVGHKIPAGTGLREYENVHPEILQ, encoded by the coding sequence ATGAATAGAAAGAAAAACAACAAGTTTAATAAAGTAACTATTAGGTTAGCTTCTCCAGAAGCTATATTGAAAGAATCTCATGGAGAAGTATTAAAACCGGAAACTATAAATTATCGCACTCATAAACCAGAAAGAGATGGTCTTTTTTGTGAACGGATTTTTGGTCCAGTGAAAGATTATGAATGTGCATGTGGAAAATATAAGAGAATTCGTTATAAAGGAATTGTTTGTGATAGATGTGGAGTTGAAGTGACCGAAAAAAAGGTTAGAAGAGAACGTATGGGGCATATTAGTCTAGTCGTTCCTGTTGTTCATATTTGGTGTTTTCGAACTTCTCCAAATAAAATTGGATATTTGTTGGGGTTACCTGCTAAAAAACTTGAAATGATTATTTATTATGAACGATATGTTGTCATTCAAGGAGGATCAGCTTTTCGTTCAGATGGATCTTCTTTTCAAAAAGGTGATTTTTTAACTGAAGAAGAATATTTACATATTTTAAACAAACTTCCAAAAGGAAATCAACAATTAGAAGATTCTGATCCAAATAAATTTATTGCTAAAATGGGAGCAGAATGTATAGAAGAGCTTCTCAATCGTATTGATTTAGATATTTTATCATCTGAATTAAGAAATCAAGCTCACCATGAAACTTCTAAACAAAGACGCATTGAAGCATTGAAACGGTTACAAGTAGTAGAAGCTTTCAGAGAAGGAAAAAATGGAGGGACACCGTCTTGGATGATTATTCATGTGTTGTCTGTCATTCCCCCTGAATTGAGACCCTTAGTTCCTTTAGATGGAGGTCGTTATGCTGCTTCTGATATGACAGATTTATATCGTCGTGTACTTATAAGAAATAATCGTTTAAAAAGACTTATAGAAATTAAAGCTCCTGAAGTCATTTTAAGAAATGAAAAAAGAATGCTTCAGGAAGCGGTAGATTCTCTTTTTGATAATTCAAGAAAAGTATCTGCAGTAAAATCGGAAGCTAATCGTCCTTTAAAATCTTTATCAGATGCTTTAAAAGGGAAACAAGGTCGTTTTAGACAAAATCTTCTTGGTAAAAGGGTAGATTATTCTGCAAGATCAGTTATTGTTGTTGGTCCACATTTAAAATTACATGAGTGTGGGCTTCCTAAAGATATGGCAGCAGAACTTTATAAACCTTTTATTATACGTAAATTAATAGAAAGAGGAATAGTGAAAACTGTCAAATCTTCCAAAAAAATCATTGATAAAAGAGATCCTATGATATGGGATATTCTAGAAAATGTTTTAAGAGGACATCCTATATTATTAAATAGAGCTCCTACTTTACATAGATTAGGAATTCAAGCTTTTCAACCAAAATTAATAGAAGGAAAGGCTATTCAATTGCATCCTTTAGTTTGCGCTGCTTTTAATGCGGATTTTGATGGAGATCAAATGGCTGTTCATTTGCCATTATCATATGGTGCTATTTTGGAAGCTCAACTTTTAATGTTGGCCTCTCAAAATATATTAAATCCTGCTAATGGATCTCCGATTACAGTTCCTTCTCAAGATATGGTACTAGGATTATATTATATGACAAAGCCTTTGTTATCAGATTCTAAAGATAAAGTTAAAGGAGAAGGACTTATTTTTTATTCACCAGAAGAAGTAGTAATAGCATATAATCAAAGAGTAGTCGATTTACATGCTTTAATTAAGGTAAAAGTAAATATTCGTGAAGAAGATAAATTTTCGAATAGATTAATAGAAACGACTGTAGGTAGAGTATTGTTCAATCAAGTAGTTCCTCAAAAAGTCGGATTTATTAATGAATCTTTGACAAAGAAATCTTTAAGAGAAATTATAGGTAAAATTTTGTATCTTACAGATGTTCCTACTACTGCTAATTTTTTAGATGATATTAAAGAATTAGGTTTCTATAATGCATTTAAAGGGGGTCTTTCTTTTGGATTAGGAGATATCATTATCCCTGATAATAAAAAAGACATGGTTGATTATGCTATCAAACAGGTTGATAATGTCAAAATGAATTATAACATGGGATTGATAACAAATAACGAACGTTATAATCAAGTTATAGATATATGGACCAATACCAATGCTATGCTTACAGAAAGAGTAATGAAATATATGCGAGAAGATCGACAAGGATTTAATCCTGTATATATGATGTTGGATTCTGGAGCTAGAGGATCTAAAGAACAAATACGTCAACTTTCTGGAATGCGTGGATTAATGGCAAAACCTCAAAAAGCTGGATCTTCTGGAGGAGAAATTATTGAAAATCCCATTATCTCCAATTTTAGAGAGGGACTTTCTATTTTGGAATATTTTATATCCACTCATGGTGCTCGTAAAGGATTAGCAGATACAGCATTAAAAACAGCAGATGCTGGATATCTTACTAGACGTTTAGTTGATGCGGCTCAAGATGTGATTATCAAAATGGAAGACTGTAATACTTTACGTGGTTTGGAAATATCTGCATTAAAAAAAAATGAAGAGATAGTAGAAACTTTATTTGATAGAATTTTAGGTCGTATATCTTTAAATGATGTTTATCACCCAAAATACGATCAATTGATAATCTCTTCTGGGGATATGATAGACGAAAAAATAGCAAAAATAATTGATCAATCTGGAATTGAAATGGTAGAGGTTAGATCTCCTTTAACTTGTGAAGCAAAAATGGGGATTTGTTCTAAATGTTATGGTCGTAATTTATCAACAGGAGAAATAGTTAAAAAAGGAGAGGCAGTAGGAGTTATAGCAGCTCAATCTATTGGAGAACCAGGAACTCAATTAACATTGCGTACTTTTCATGTTGGGGGAACAGCAGGTAATATTACTGAATCTTCACAAATCAGAGCTAAATATGATGGAATTGTAGAATTCGAAGATTTAAAAATTGTAAAAACGAAAAAAGATTCTGAGGAAATAGGAATAGTAGTTTCTAGATCTACAGAAATGAAACTTTTTAATCAAAAAAAATCATCTATTTTGATGATTAATAACATTCCTTATGGAGCTTCCTTGTATGTAAATCATGGAGATCTGTTAAAAACAGGAGATATGATTTGTAAATGGGATTTATATAATGCAGTTATTGTTGCAGAGTTTTCCGGAATTATATCTTATCAACATTTAGAACAAGGTGTTACTTTTCAAGTTGAAATAGATGAACAAACTGGATTTCAAGAAAAAGTAATAACAGAAGTAAGAAATAAAAATTTAGTTCCAACATTAAAAATACTGAATGATAAAAACGAAGAATTAAAAGTATATAATCTCCCAGTGGGAGCTCATTTAATGGTGGAAAATGAAGAAAAAATAGATGTAGGAAAAATTTTAGTTAAAGTTCCTAGAAAATCTGCTAAATCTGGAGATATAACAGGGGGATTGCCTCGTTTATCTGAATTATTTGAAGCACGAAATCCTTCTAATCCAGCAGTGGTTTCAGAAATGGATGGAATAGTGAGTCATGGAAAAATAAAAAGAGGAAATAGGGAAATTATTGTAGAATCTAAAACAGGAGAGATCAGAAAATATCTTGTCAAATTATCTAATCAAATACTTGTTCAAGAAAATGATTATGTAAAAGCAGGAATGCCTCTATCAGATGGGGCCGTTACTCCTAATGATATTTTAAATATAAGAGGACCTAGAGCTGTTCAAGAATATTTAGTTAAAGAAATACAAGAAGTCTACCGTTTGCAAGGTGTAAAAATAAATGATAAACATTTTGAAGTTATTGTTTTGCAAATGATGAGAAAAGTCGAAGTTATAGATGTAGGTGATACTAAATTTTTAGAAGGAAATATAGAATATAAAGATGACTTTATAGAAGAAAATGATAGAATTTATCAGATGAAAGTAGTTGAAGATTCTGGAAATTCCACTATTTTCAAAATAGGTGATATTATTAATTATAGAGATTTGAGGAATGAAAATGCCGTTTTAAAATACAAAAATAAAAAATTGATAAAAACTAGAAATGCAATTCCTGCTACTGCTAGACCGATATTACAAGGAATAACACGAGCTGCTTTGCAAACCAAATCTTTTATATCAGCAGCTTCATTTCAAGAAACAACAAAAGTTTTAAGTGAAGCCGCGATAAGTAGCAAAACTGATTATTTATATGGATTGAAAGAAAATGTGATAGTGGGGCATAAAATTCCTGCAGGAACTGGATTAAGAGAATATGAAAATGTTCATCCAGAAATTTTGCAATAA
- the rpoB gene encoding DNA-directed RNA polymerase subunit beta yields MVNTENTEKISERITFSSVAKQVEYPDFLDIQIKSFKEFFQLDTKPENRKNEGLFKAFTENFPISDARNSFVLEFKGYSIDSPRYSIEECIERGLTYSVPLKAKLKLYCTDPEHEDFETVYQDVYLGTCPYMTPSGSFIFNGAERVIVSQLHRSPGVFFGQSHHANGTKLYSARIIPFKGSWIEFATDINNVMYAYIDRKKKLPMTTLLRSIGYERDKDILEIFDLAEEIKITDESKNILNRTLAARILRIWHEDFVDEDTGEVVSIEKNEILIDRDVLLKEEHIDLLKNHEIKTVLLHKEGGRKKDYSIIYNTLHKDPTNSEKEAVEYIYRQLRNTEPPDEETARGVIDKLFFSDTRYSLGPVGRYRLNKRLELNIDPNHLVLTKKDIIAIVDHLNALFNSKREVDDIDHLSNRRVRTVGEQLYTQFSIGLARMARTIRERMNVRDNEVFMPVDLINAKTLSSVINTFFGTNQLSQFMDQTNPLSEITHKRRLSALGPGGLSRERAGFEVRDVNYSHYGRLCPIETPEGPNIGLISSLSVFAKINNMGFVETPYRTVFQKKVDLKSEVKYLSAEEEEGKIIAQANAIDQYGNFLSDRIIAREDGDFPIVQSNQVDYIDVAPNQIASISASLIPFLEHDDANRALMGSNMMRQAVPLLKPDAPIVGTGLEQQVARDSRILINAKKNGIVEYIDSKKIIVRYDKTDKEALVSFDDDVQVYDLIKFRKTNQNTCINLKPIVKKGMRIVKGQILCEGYATENGELALGRNLKAAFIPCNGYNFEDAVLISEKVVSEDWFTSIHIDEYSLDVRDTKLGMEELTNDIPNVSEEATKDLDENGIIRVGAEVKPGDILIGKITPKGESDPTPEEKLLRAIFGDKAGNVKDASLRAEPSLFGVVIDTKLFIRSIKDKQTRTQDKIKIECLEKKYEKKFLDLRNLLIKIIFCFKWKLCNSSVFNEKNKEIIAKGSKFNIKKLEKISDYIGVFSNSWTDDPETNDLISEILHNYQIAVGDLTSILKHKKFSITVGDELPSGIIKMAKVYIAKKRKLKVGDKMAGRHGNKGVVARILRVEDMPFLEDGSPVDIVLNPLGVPSRMNIGQIYETVLGWAGQKLNRKFSTPIFDGATIDQICEYTDKAKIPRFGTTYLFDGGTGEKFDQPATVGVIYMLKLGHMVDDKMHARSIGPYSLITQQPLGGKAQFGGQRFGEMEVWALEAFGASNILREILTVKSDDVVGRAKTYEAIVKGEPMPEPNNPESFNVLCYELKGLGLDIRLEE; encoded by the coding sequence TTGGTGAATACAGAGAATACAGAAAAAATATCAGAAAGAATTACTTTTTCTTCAGTAGCAAAACAAGTCGAGTATCCTGATTTTTTGGACATCCAAATAAAGTCATTTAAAGAATTTTTTCAATTAGATACAAAACCTGAAAACAGGAAGAATGAGGGGTTATTCAAAGCTTTTACAGAAAATTTTCCAATTTCAGATGCAAGAAATTCTTTTGTTTTAGAATTTAAAGGTTATTCTATAGATTCTCCTAGATATTCTATAGAAGAATGTATTGAAAGAGGATTAACTTATAGTGTTCCTTTGAAAGCTAAATTAAAATTGTATTGTACAGATCCTGAACACGAAGATTTTGAAACAGTCTATCAAGATGTTTATTTAGGAACATGTCCTTATATGACTCCTTCTGGTTCATTTATTTTTAATGGAGCAGAAAGGGTAATTGTTTCTCAATTACATCGTTCTCCAGGGGTCTTTTTTGGTCAATCTCATCATGCTAATGGAACTAAACTTTATTCTGCTAGAATTATTCCATTTAAGGGTTCATGGATAGAATTCGCTACGGACATTAATAATGTTATGTATGCATATATCGATAGAAAGAAAAAATTACCAATGACAACTTTATTGCGTTCTATAGGATATGAAAGAGATAAAGATATATTGGAAATTTTTGACTTAGCTGAAGAAATTAAAATTACAGATGAGAGCAAGAACATTTTAAATAGAACTTTGGCGGCTAGAATTTTAAGAATATGGCATGAAGATTTTGTGGATGAAGATACAGGAGAAGTGGTTTCTATAGAAAAAAATGAAATTCTTATAGATAGAGATGTTCTTTTAAAAGAAGAACATATTGATCTTCTGAAGAATCATGAAATAAAAACTGTTTTGTTGCATAAAGAAGGAGGAAGAAAAAAAGATTATTCAATTATTTATAACACCTTACACAAGGATCCAACTAACTCAGAAAAAGAAGCAGTAGAATATATTTATAGACAACTTAGAAACACGGAACCTCCGGATGAGGAAACTGCTAGAGGAGTTATAGATAAACTTTTTTTTTCTGATACTAGATACAGTTTAGGGCCTGTAGGAAGATACAGATTAAATAAACGTCTTGAATTAAATATAGATCCAAATCACTTGGTTTTAACAAAAAAAGATATTATTGCGATTGTAGATCATTTAAATGCTTTGTTTAATTCTAAAAGAGAAGTAGATGATATTGATCATTTATCTAATAGACGTGTTAGAACTGTTGGAGAACAACTTTATACTCAATTTAGCATTGGTTTAGCAAGAATGGCTAGAACTATAAGAGAAAGAATGAATGTTCGTGATAATGAAGTTTTCATGCCAGTAGATCTTATTAATGCTAAAACTTTGTCATCGGTAATCAATACTTTTTTTGGAACGAATCAATTATCTCAATTTATGGATCAGACAAATCCTTTATCTGAAATCACTCATAAAAGAAGACTTTCAGCTTTAGGTCCTGGTGGTTTATCTAGAGAAAGAGCTGGTTTTGAAGTTAGAGATGTTAATTACTCTCATTATGGAAGATTGTGTCCAATTGAAACACCAGAAGGCCCCAACATAGGATTAATATCTTCTCTTTCTGTATTTGCAAAAATAAATAATATGGGTTTTGTAGAAACCCCTTACAGAACAGTTTTTCAGAAAAAAGTAGATTTAAAATCCGAGGTAAAATATTTAAGTGCAGAAGAAGAAGAAGGAAAAATTATAGCACAAGCTAATGCTATTGATCAATATGGAAATTTTTTATCTGATAGAATTATAGCTCGTGAAGATGGAGATTTTCCGATAGTACAATCCAATCAAGTAGATTATATTGATGTAGCTCCTAATCAAATAGCTTCTATTTCTGCTTCCTTAATTCCTTTTTTGGAACATGATGATGCTAATAGAGCACTTATGGGTTCTAATATGATGCGTCAAGCTGTTCCATTATTAAAACCTGATGCTCCTATTGTAGGAACTGGATTGGAACAACAGGTTGCAAGGGATTCTCGGATTTTAATTAATGCAAAAAAAAATGGAATAGTCGAGTATATTGATTCAAAAAAGATAATTGTTCGTTATGATAAAACAGATAAAGAAGCTTTAGTTAGCTTTGATGATGATGTTCAGGTTTATGATCTTATTAAATTTAGAAAAACGAATCAAAATACATGTATTAATTTGAAGCCTATTGTAAAAAAGGGAATGAGAATTGTAAAAGGACAAATTTTGTGTGAAGGTTATGCGACAGAAAATGGAGAATTAGCTTTAGGAAGAAATTTGAAAGCAGCTTTTATTCCGTGTAACGGGTATAATTTTGAAGATGCTGTTTTAATTTCTGAGAAAGTAGTTAGTGAAGATTGGTTTACTTCTATACATATAGATGAATATTCTTTAGATGTTCGTGATACAAAATTAGGAATGGAAGAATTAACTAATGATATTCCTAATGTTAGTGAAGAAGCTACTAAAGATTTGGATGAAAATGGGATCATAAGAGTTGGAGCAGAGGTTAAACCTGGAGATATTCTTATTGGTAAAATAACACCTAAAGGAGAATCTGATCCGACTCCAGAAGAAAAATTATTGAGAGCTATTTTTGGAGATAAAGCAGGAAATGTAAAAGACGCTTCTTTAAGAGCCGAACCATCTTTATTTGGAGTAGTTATAGATACAAAGCTTTTTATCAGAAGTATAAAGGATAAGCAAACTAGAACACAGGACAAAATAAAAATAGAATGTTTAGAAAAAAAATATGAAAAAAAATTTTTAGATCTTAGAAATCTTTTAATAAAAATTATTTTCTGTTTTAAATGGAAATTATGTAACAGTTCCGTTTTCAATGAAAAAAATAAGGAGATTATAGCTAAAGGAAGCAAGTTTAATATAAAAAAACTTGAAAAAATATCGGATTATATAGGAGTTTTTTCTAATAGTTGGACAGATGATCCTGAAACTAACGATTTGATTTCTGAAATTTTGCATAATTATCAAATAGCAGTAGGCGATTTGACTAGTATTTTAAAACATAAAAAATTTTCTATTACAGTTGGAGATGAGCTACCTTCAGGAATCATTAAAATGGCAAAAGTATATATTGCAAAAAAAAGAAAATTAAAAGTAGGAGATAAAATGGCAGGAAGACATGGAAATAAGGGAGTCGTTGCACGTATACTTAGAGTAGAAGATATGCCATTTTTAGAAGATGGGAGTCCAGTGGATATTGTTTTAAATCCATTGGGAGTTCCTTCTAGAATGAACATAGGACAAATATATGAAACAGTGCTCGGTTGGGCAGGTCAGAAATTAAATAGAAAATTTTCTACTCCTATATTTGATGGAGCTACAATAGATCAAATTTGTGAATATACAGATAAAGCTAAAATTCCTCGTTTTGGAACTACTTATTTGTTTGATGGAGGAACAGGAGAAAAGTTTGATCAACCGGCTACTGTTGGAGTAATATATATGTTAAAATTGGGTCATATGGTTGATGACAAAATGCATGCTCGTTCAATAGGCCCTTATTCTTTAATCACTCAACAACCTTTAGGTGGAAAAGCCCAATTTGGAGGTCAGCGTTTTGGAGAAATGGAAGTGTGGGCATTAGAAGCTTTTGGAGCTTCTAATATTTTGCGTGAAATATTAACAGTTAAATCAGATGATGTAGTAGGAAGAGCTAAAACTTATGAAGCTATAGTAAAGGGGGAACCCATGCCTGAACCCAATAATCCAGAATCTTTTAATGTTCTTTGCTATGAATTAAAAGGATTAGGATTAGATATACGTTTAGAAGAGTGA